The following coding sequences lie in one Arachis stenosperma cultivar V10309 chromosome 5, arast.V10309.gnm1.PFL2, whole genome shotgun sequence genomic window:
- the LOC130981586 gene encoding increased rDNA silencing protein 4-like gives MAKRNAQEAYQRVQEAKAKSRTRSGGARAITSPPPPPPPPKNTGTPSQPIVISSSIVIDGAIVYPPAPEVVSESDLKTRGQRIIESPPHSKDAPTSSSVPPTGPGGAPPEPSGGDSSTPLKK, from the exons atggcaaaaaGGAACGCTCAGGAGGCCTACCAAAGGGTCCAGGAGGCCAAGGCGAAGTCCCGAACTAGGTCTGGTGGTGCCAGGGCGATcacctctcctcctcctcctcctcctcctcctaagaaTACTGGCACTCCCTCTCAACCCATTGTCATTTCCTCCTCAA TCGTCATCGATGGTGCCATCGTGTATCCTCCTGCTCCCGAGGTCGTTTCCGAGTCAGatttgaagactcgggggcagaggattattgagtctcctcctcatTCTAAAGATGCTCCGACCTCTTCCTCCGTTCCTCCGACCGGTCCTGGTGGCGCCCCTCCTGAGCCTAGCGGTGGTGATTCCTCTACTCCTTTGAAGAAATGA